The following are encoded together in the Campylobacter devanensis genome:
- a CDS encoding divergent polysaccharide deacetylase family protein produces MEQDKKNSAQRSRALLYVGILLCILVVAMAIYTIASNYKNPSKAHNQTRIIENIDRYFESRRQDFTIFDVPRNLELNITDEVKIQMLPTPNFTRLDGDEFDGEFVEIKRVDEVINNDTNSTINNSKDLNSTLNLKANPSQKLVINSSENTKIKPKPTNKPKSNKPKLAIIIDDISTFYHAKKIKSLGLNITPSIFPISQNYPQTISVSREFKFYMIHLPLEAINYPYEEKNTLKVGDSIEKINKQIAKIRSDFPNAIYINNHTGSKFTSDYSSMKILFNSLKTYKMIFIDSYTTKESKAGILSKEFGNKYLKRDVFIDNSKDEKAIINQIRRAIKIAKISGQAIAIGHPYSQTFKALEVMKNELKNEVELVFVKDLYELYN; encoded by the coding sequence TTGGAACAAGATAAAAAAAATAGCGCCCAAAGAAGTAGGGCGCTTTTATATGTTGGTATTTTGCTCTGCATTTTAGTAGTTGCTATGGCTATTTATACAATTGCTAGTAACTATAAAAATCCTTCTAAAGCTCATAATCAAACACGTATAATAGAGAATATAGATAGATATTTTGAGAGTAGAAGACAGGATTTTACCATATTTGATGTACCTAGAAATTTAGAGCTAAATATCACTGATGAAGTTAAAATACAAATGTTGCCAACTCCAAATTTTACTAGGTTAGATGGCGATGAATTTGATGGTGAGTTTGTTGAGATTAAAAGAGTTGATGAAGTAATTAACAATGATACTAATTCAACAATAAATAATAGTAAAGATCTAAATTCTACTCTAAATTTAAAAGCAAATCCAAGTCAAAAATTAGTCATAAATTCTAGTGAAAATACGAAAATAAAACCAAAGCCAACTAATAAACCAAAATCTAATAAACCAAAATTGGCTATAATAATTGATGATATCTCTACATTTTATCATGCTAAAAAGATAAAATCTCTTGGATTAAATATTACTCCATCAATATTTCCAATAAGCCAAAACTATCCTCAAACCATCAGTGTATCACGTGAGTTTAAATTTTATATGATTCACCTACCACTTGAGGCGATAAACTATCCATACGAAGAAAAAAATACTCTAAAAGTTGGCGATAGTATCGAAAAAATTAATAAGCAAATTGCCAAAATTCGTAGTGATTTTCCAAATGCAATTTATATAAATAATCATACTGGTAGTAAATTTACTAGCGATTATAGCTCTATGAAAATACTTTTTAATTCACTTAAAACATATAAAATGATATTTATAGATAGCTATACTACTAAGGAATCTAAGGCTGGAATTTTAAGTAAAGAATTTGGAAATAAATATTTAAAACGTGATGTTTTTATCGATAATAGTAAAGATGAGAAAGCAATTATCAATCAGATTCGCCGAGCTATAAAAATCGCTAAAATTAGTGGTCAAGCTATTGCTATTGGTCATCCATATTCGCAAACATTTAAAGCCTTAGAAGTAATGAAAAAT